The Brassica napus cultivar Da-Ae chromosome C1, Da-Ae, whole genome shotgun sequence DNA segment AAAACATCAATGACACACACACGAATCTGTTTCTGCAGATTACATTGAGAAGAAAGCTTCGTCGCTCGGGTTAGAGAAGCTGTTTCTGCTTACTACAAGAACAGCAGATTGGTTCGTGAGACGCGGGTTTCAAGAGTGTTCAATCGAGGTCATACCAGAGACCAGAAGGCAAAGAATCAACCTCTCTAGAAGATCAAAGTACTACATGAAGAAGCTACTACCTGATAGGAGTGGCATTTCAGTATTGAGGATATaatgcagaaaaaaaaaaaaacatatcaagCAAGCAAAAGTAAAACTCAGAGCAATATTGTAAAAACACACTTTCATATTGTTTGATTCTGAACTTATCATAAGAGTTACTTAAATAATCACTCTAATTCATTCCAAAGCAACAGTAGCACCAACGGCTTTGAGTTTCTCCATCATCTTCTCAGCTTCTTCTTTAGTGACACCTGTCTTCACAACGATCGGAGCTTTCTCAACGAGCTCCTTCGCTTCTTTCAATCCCAGCTCCGTGAACGCTCTGATCTCCTTGATGACTTTAATCTTCGAAGCGGATTCGAACTTCTCCAGCTTCACATCGAAAGCCGTTTTCTCGGCGGTTTTGGTTTCGGCGGAGGCGGATGCATCGGCGGGGAGATCTCCGGCGGGAGAAGACACGGCGGAACCGTAGCGGTTGAGGCCGAGTTTGTGGCTGAAGAGGATCGAGTAGTCGTAGAGCTCGATCCTGTTGAGACTGAGCAAGTCGTCGGCGATTCGCTCGAGCTTCTTCGTCCTAGCTTCGGGTGAAGCGGCGACGGCGCATAGAGGACGACCGCGGTGGAGGAAACCGATGGATCTAGATAGCAATCCGGAGATCGGAGCTCGCATTTTCGCCGGTGAGGAGGAGGTTTTTGATTAGGACTTTCTCCGTCGGTCCAGTTTCATTTCATTTTACTCATTAAATCGTATGGGCTTCACGTAGCCCATTTAATAAGGCTCTGAACATAAACATCAACTAGTAAACAAGTTGGTGAATGTTAGAAATACGAGAGAAGTGTTGttgtgaaagttgtgtctttctcattagctctcactatcaatatatagtggaggttCATAAGGGTTTACACAAAGGAGAGAATCTACACATTTAATACATTTGACTACAAATATctagacttggtcaaagctcataaatgctccggttgaatgagtcttcatcttgactagtcttggtcggatgtagacggaccggagacgggtgtagacggaccggatagTCGGGTCAGATGTAAACCTCCTtaatggttaatggcaatccacatatccatatcatggatttataacactcccccttggatgccataaccatatcgggcttgtaatgtgctaacgttgcctcattaaaacctctcccggaaaacccaaaacccaatgtggtaaaaagggaaaccaaggacaggaaaaa contains these protein-coding regions:
- the LOC106426861 gene encoding 50S ribosomal protein L7/L12-like; its protein translation is MRAPISGLLSRSIGFLHRGRPLCAVAASPEARTKKLERIADDLLSLNRIELYDYSILFSHKLGLNRYGSAVSSPAGDLPADASASAETKTAEKTAFDVKLEKFESASKIKVIKEIRAFTELGLKEAKELVEKAPIVVKTGVTKEEAEKMMEKLKAVGATVALE